In Clostridium sp. DL-VIII, the following proteins share a genomic window:
- a CDS encoding alpha/beta hydrolase, which produces MKKFFKRSFLILIAVTIIFSIIFRTRIMFCYRIADKYIALKNNQWDLQLTNPQKLSNSVTYKDVVYKNTNNVPLKLDIYEPINQIYKSSPVLLYVHGGSFVYGDKNIPDTLSPILDTLREQGYTIISTSYELMKDKENFNKQICDIKDTIRWIYKNKSTYNFNTNEIGIIGISSGAHLSLMASYSDENKFVDDKDLSNYPSKIKYLIDFAGPTDLSLLNTSNLNYDLSKIFSSISNKEEVIKKYNPINYVNKSIPNTLIIHSNFDPTVPYESSKELYDAGVKVHAGVKLITLNSSVHDLSSISNNDITSISKGLLEFVIFNSPL; this is translated from the coding sequence ATGAAGAAATTTTTTAAAAGATCATTTTTAATTCTTATTGCTGTAACTATTATCTTTTCTATAATATTTCGTACACGAATTATGTTTTGCTACAGAATTGCAGATAAATATATTGCTTTAAAAAATAATCAATGGGACTTACAACTAACTAATCCCCAAAAATTATCAAACTCTGTAACTTATAAAGATGTTGTATATAAGAACACTAATAACGTTCCTCTAAAATTAGATATTTATGAACCAATAAATCAAATATATAAGTCTTCACCTGTACTTTTATATGTTCATGGTGGAAGCTTTGTTTATGGCGATAAAAATATTCCTGATACTTTAAGTCCAATATTAGATACATTAAGAGAACAAGGTTATACAATCATAAGCACTTCCTATGAACTTATGAAAGATAAAGAAAATTTCAACAAACAGATTTGCGATATTAAGGATACCATTAGATGGATCTATAAAAATAAGTCAACTTATAACTTCAATACAAACGAAATAGGAATCATCGGTATTTCATCAGGTGCTCATCTTTCACTTATGGCAAGCTATAGTGATGAGAATAAATTTGTAGATGATAAAGACTTAAGTAATTATCCTTCGAAAATCAAGTATTTAATTGATTTTGCGGGTCCAACTGATTTAAGCCTTTTAAATACTAGTAATTTAAATTATGATCTCTCAAAAATATTTTCTTCAATTTCAAATAAAGAAGAAGTAATCAAAAAATACAATCCTATAAACTATGTTAATAAGTCAATTCCAAATACATTGATAATACATAGCAATTTTGACCCTACAGTTCCTTATGAAAGCTCAAAGGAACTTTATGATGCAGGTGTAAAAGTACATGCTGGCGTTAAGCTAATCACTCTAAATAGCAGTGTTCATGATCTATCAAGTATTTCAAATAACGATATCACTTCAATTTCCAAAGGATTATTGGAATTTGTAATATTCAATTCACCTCTATGA
- the thrC gene encoding threonine synthase translates to MKFRSTRGLEKDILSAKAIINGISKDGGLYVPDEFPKVYDELKQDTHIKYEELAFKIINEYFTDIDDAELIGAINDAYNDRFSVEVKNNFLELYHGPTCAFKDAALLFLPQIMKRAKKICEVKEDITILTATSGDTGKAALEGFKNVEDFRVVVYYPKNGVSAIQERQMSSQEGNNVKVIGIKGNFDDAQTGVKEIFGDDDFRAGLAQKGFILSSANSINIGRLVPQIVYYFYGYFDLVNQGIIKKDDAINVVVPTGNFGNILAGYYAKQMGLPIDKFICASNENKVLTDFFETGVYDKKRELVLTESPSMDILVSSNLERLLFEASGRDTAVVSELMKDLNTKGIYEVNEKIKTFIKEFYGNFATTEEVYAAIKEVYEKDKYLMDTHTAVAYVVKEKYVKETKDDKPALILSTASPFKFPRSICNALNIDVEGLNDFKVLEELSKATDNKVPDSLSILENAKVLHDEVWDKNEMKNALLSYLNA, encoded by the coding sequence ATGAAGTTTAGAAGTACTAGAGGTTTAGAAAAAGACATACTATCTGCTAAAGCGATAATTAATGGAATTTCTAAAGATGGAGGATTATATGTTCCAGATGAATTTCCTAAGGTTTATGATGAGCTGAAACAGGATACACACATCAAATATGAAGAGTTAGCATTTAAAATTATCAATGAGTATTTCACTGACATTGATGATGCGGAATTAATAGGGGCGATTAATGATGCATATAATGATAGGTTTAGTGTAGAAGTGAAAAATAACTTTTTGGAATTGTATCATGGACCTACATGCGCATTTAAAGATGCAGCATTGTTATTTTTACCACAAATTATGAAAAGGGCTAAGAAAATTTGTGAGGTTAAAGAGGATATAACAATTCTTACTGCAACGTCAGGAGATACTGGAAAAGCTGCGCTTGAAGGGTTTAAGAATGTTGAAGACTTTAGAGTCGTAGTTTATTATCCTAAAAATGGAGTTAGTGCAATTCAAGAGAGACAAATGTCAAGTCAAGAAGGAAACAATGTTAAAGTTATCGGAATAAAGGGCAATTTCGATGATGCTCAGACTGGAGTTAAAGAAATATTTGGAGATGATGATTTTAGAGCAGGGCTAGCTCAAAAGGGATTCATTTTATCATCAGCAAACTCAATTAACATTGGAAGACTAGTACCTCAAATAGTGTATTATTTTTATGGATACTTTGATTTAGTAAATCAAGGAATAATAAAAAAAGATGATGCAATAAATGTAGTAGTTCCAACAGGAAATTTTGGTAATATCTTAGCAGGATACTACGCTAAGCAAATGGGGTTACCAATAGATAAATTTATTTGTGCATCAAATGAAAACAAAGTTTTAACAGATTTCTTTGAAACAGGAGTATATGATAAGAAAAGAGAACTTGTTTTAACGGAATCACCATCAATGGATATACTTGTTTCATCAAATCTAGAAAGATTATTATTTGAAGCAAGCGGAAGGGATACAGCAGTTGTCAGTGAATTAATGAAGGATTTAAATACAAAAGGTATTTATGAAGTAAATGAAAAAATAAAAACCTTTATAAAAGAGTTTTATGGAAATTTTGCAACAACTGAGGAAGTATATGCAGCAATAAAAGAAGTTTATGAAAAAGATAAGTATTTAATGGATACTCATACTGCTGTAGCATATGTTGTTAAAGAGAAGTATGTAAAAGAAACTAAGGATGACAAACCAGCTTTAATACTTTCAACGGCAAGTCCATTCAAATTTCCAAGAAGCATTTGTAATGCTCTTAATATTGATGTAGAAGGATTAAATGATTTTAAGGTATTAGAAGAATTATCAAAAGCAACTGATAATAAAGTGCCAGATAGCTTAAGTATTTTGGAAAATGCTAAGGTACTTCATGATGAAGTATGGGATAAGAATGAGATGAAAAATGCTCTACTTTCTTACTTAAATGCATAG
- the thrB gene encoding homoserine kinase has protein sequence MIKVRIPATSANMGPGFDSLGIALNLYNEFEFKELEDGLKFSGMPEEFCNESNIIYQAMKYCFDKAGYKIKGLEISEIKQDVPVSRGLGSSSTCIVGGLVGANEILGRRFSRDELLQMAVEIEGHPDNVAPALLGGMVVAIVDENKTFYDKVDVKKGIKFISIIPDFRLSTSKARSVLPKEISLKDGIYNVSRAALMVASFSSGKYELIKYACKDAFHQNYRSKLISGFEEVYNKSYELGALGCYLSGAGPTIMAIIDEKDERFSNKLREFLKIKGLEWNILELSLDNAGATIIEGRN, from the coding sequence ATGATAAAAGTGAGAATACCAGCTACATCAGCTAATATGGGACCTGGATTTGACTCTTTAGGAATAGCATTAAACTTATATAATGAGTTTGAATTCAAGGAATTGGAAGATGGTTTGAAGTTCAGTGGAATGCCAGAAGAATTTTGTAATGAAAGCAATATAATATATCAAGCAATGAAATATTGTTTTGATAAGGCGGGCTATAAAATAAAAGGACTTGAAATAAGTGAAATAAAACAAGATGTACCAGTATCTAGAGGTCTTGGGAGCAGTTCTACATGTATAGTTGGGGGACTAGTAGGAGCAAATGAGATCTTAGGGCGAAGGTTTTCAAGAGATGAATTATTACAGATGGCTGTAGAAATTGAAGGTCATCCAGATAATGTTGCACCAGCATTACTTGGTGGTATGGTGGTTGCAATAGTTGATGAAAATAAAACTTTTTATGATAAGGTAGATGTAAAAAAAGGGATTAAGTTTATTTCTATAATTCCAGATTTTAGATTATCCACATCAAAAGCAAGAAGTGTACTTCCTAAAGAAATAAGCTTGAAAGATGGGATTTATAATGTTTCAAGAGCTGCTCTTATGGTAGCAAGTTTCTCAAGTGGAAAATATGAATTAATTAAGTATGCATGTAAAGATGCCTTTCACCAAAATTACAGAAGCAAATTGATTTCTGGTTTTGAAGAGGTGTATAATAAGAGCTATGAATTAGGAGCATTGGGGTGCTACTTAAGTGGTGCAGGTCCGACAATCATGGCGATTATCGACGAAAAGGATGAGCGCTTTAGCAATAAGCTTAGGGAATTTTTAAAAATAAAAGGATTGGAATGGAATATATTAGAGTTATCTTTGGATAATGCGGGGGCAACCATTATAGAAGGTAGAAACTAA
- a CDS encoding ACT domain-containing protein, protein MSGDYLVIDKRVLPDVYEKVLYAKKLLKDGKVKEITEAVKIAGISRSVYYKYKDFVFDFAETSEGRKITYNIIFRNEKGLLSIISNYISEKGGDILTINQGIPLNGYANLSITIDLSTVDCDIKTLTNGLLNIKNVEKVDFVGME, encoded by the coding sequence ATGAGTGGAGATTACTTAGTTATAGATAAACGGGTATTACCCGATGTTTATGAAAAAGTCTTATATGCTAAAAAACTTTTAAAAGACGGCAAAGTAAAAGAAATAACAGAAGCTGTAAAAATAGCAGGGATAAGTAGAAGTGTATATTATAAGTATAAGGATTTTGTATTTGATTTTGCAGAAACTTCAGAGGGGCGAAAAATCACTTATAATATCATTTTTAGAAATGAAAAAGGACTTTTATCTATTATTAGTAATTATATTTCAGAAAAAGGTGGAGATATCTTGACAATAAATCAAGGTATACCTCTTAATGGTTATGCTAATTTAAGTATAACAATAGATCTTTCAACTGTGGATTGTGACATAAAAACTTTAACAAATGGATTGCTTAATATTAAAAATGTAGAAAAAGTTGATTTTGTAGGTATGGAATAG